A portion of the Arcobacter arenosus genome contains these proteins:
- the tatB gene encoding Sec-independent protein translocase protein TatB — protein MEIFLIAVVAIIALGPEKLPTAMVDIAKFLKKFKSGIDDAKSTLDNELNIAEMKEEAAKYKAQIEEAKNTLNVKQNLNLGLNEIINEDKMPSKDNTTKKEEGKKEEKVSLKEPKTKTESSEKEQPKKKKKEEVEKTASSDDLSDKFKVEFEDFDGTEELK, from the coding sequence ATGGAAATATTCTTGATTGCCGTTGTTGCAATTATAGCATTAGGACCAGAGAAATTACCAACAGCTATGGTAGATATAGCTAAATTTTTAAAAAAATTTAAATCAGGTATAGATGATGCAAAATCAACTTTAGACAATGAACTTAATATTGCAGAGATGAAAGAAGAAGCTGCAAAATATAAAGCACAAATTGAAGAAGCAAAAAATACTCTAAATGTAAAACAAAATCTTAATTTAGGACTAAATGAAATTATAAATGAAGATAAAATGCCTTCAAAAGATAATACTACTAAAAAAGAGGAAGGTAAAAAAGAGGAAAAAGTTTCTTTAAAGGAACCAAAAACTAAAACTGAATCATCAGAAAAAGAGCAGCCTAAAAAGAAGAAAAAAGAAGAAGTTGAAAAGACTGCTTCAAGTGATGATTTAAGTGATAAATTCAAAGTAGAATTTGAAGATTTTGATGGAACTGAGGAACTTAAATAA
- a CDS encoding sensor histidine kinase has protein sequence MVQSKKIKKLRILFILLFLIFLIFSFLITDYIKTKYTTTKLNNKSDSYLKIYNTVYNQYKEMSEVFLSGVITMNQLDEKLLIYQDSTENVQKSIRDNLYSNIQKRYETLKEKHITSINIILPDNTFLLVMKNPKKYNFQASKLRTDITYVNKTKKPFDSFNIGKGGSGFRFLHPIFNKEKYVGLICFTFDASAITSSIMKQYYVLSNFYFKKDYFTDDFLSKSKIYKPSPHKGYLHNTKVLNELKKATRKDIEQLIPSNIIREKTYENFSSLNVETIVDKQANITITTIPIINKIDKTIQGILTIRAKADDIKSYLWIINLIYILIILIVCLLLYLFYKIISEKEALKFEVKKKTNQLQEINDNLEHKIEKNTQELKKRNSELLQQKDFLNALIETSPVPFFIKNIDGKYINVNKIWCEFTGFTKKEILNKSVYDVAPKDIADIYYEQDLKVFKLEENPQVYESHVVNKNTKVVHDVIFYKSAFFDEKGEVAGLIGTLLDLTRIKALEEEKIKKEKLILEQSKFVQMGEMIGNIAHQWRQPLSLISTVTSGLKLDFELDKIEKENSVKNLQTVLNTVVYLSDTINQFSNFIKEDRTLTKVKVQDRILEVLKILDAALKNNHININLQLNEGTPLYVELVVGELSQVLINIITNSKDAYLINKITTNKIINIKSFKKDDFAYIVIEDYAGGIKEDIISKIFDPYFTTKHQYQGTGLGLYICKDIIEKHLKGKISAKNTKKGVEFIIKLKLVK, from the coding sequence ATGGTTCAATCAAAAAAAATAAAAAAACTTAGAATATTATTTATACTTTTGTTTTTAATTTTTTTAATCTTCTCTTTTTTAATCACAGATTATATAAAAACAAAATATACAACAACTAAACTAAATAATAAAAGTGATTCATATTTAAAAATTTATAATACTGTTTACAACCAATATAAAGAGATGTCAGAAGTTTTTCTAAGTGGTGTAATAACAATGAATCAATTAGATGAAAAACTATTAATCTATCAAGATAGTACAGAAAATGTACAAAAATCAATTAGAGATAACTTATATAGTAATATACAAAAAAGATATGAAACATTAAAAGAAAAACATATTACAAGTATAAATATAATTTTACCTGATAACACTTTTTTACTAGTAATGAAAAATCCCAAAAAATATAATTTTCAAGCAAGTAAATTAAGAACAGATATAACATATGTAAATAAAACAAAAAAACCTTTTGATAGTTTTAATATAGGGAAAGGTGGGAGTGGATTTAGATTTTTACATCCAATTTTTAACAAAGAAAAATATGTTGGATTAATCTGCTTTACCTTTGATGCCTCAGCGATAACCTCTAGTATAATGAAACAATATTATGTTTTAAGTAATTTTTATTTTAAAAAGGATTATTTTACAGATGATTTTTTATCTAAATCAAAAATATATAAGCCATCACCTCATAAAGGATATTTACATAATACAAAAGTTCTAAATGAATTAAAAAAAGCAACAAGAAAAGATATAGAGCAACTTATCCCTTCAAATATTATTCGTGAAAAAACCTATGAAAATTTTTCTTCTTTAAACGTTGAAACCATTGTAGATAAACAAGCTAATATAACAATTACTACAATTCCTATAATAAACAAAATTGATAAAACCATTCAAGGTATTCTTACAATTAGAGCTAAAGCAGATGATATAAAATCTTATCTTTGGATAATAAATTTAATCTATATTTTAATAATCTTAATAGTATGTTTATTATTGTACCTATTTTATAAAATTATTAGCGAAAAAGAAGCATTAAAATTTGAAGTCAAAAAGAAAACTAATCAACTTCAAGAAATAAATGACAATTTAGAACATAAAATAGAAAAAAATACACAAGAACTAAAAAAAAGAAATAGTGAACTTCTTCAACAAAAAGATTTCCTAAATGCATTAATTGAAACATCACCTGTACCTTTCTTTATTAAAAATATTGATGGGAAGTATATAAATGTTAATAAAATTTGGTGTGAATTTACAGGTTTTACTAAAAAAGAGATTTTAAATAAAAGTGTTTATGATGTAGCACCAAAAGATATTGCTGATATTTATTATGAACAGGATTTAAAAGTTTTCAAATTAGAAGAGAATCCTCAAGTTTATGAATCACATGTTGTAAATAAAAATACTAAAGTTGTACATGATGTAATTTTTTATAAATCAGCATTTTTTGATGAAAAAGGTGAAGTTGCAGGATTAATTGGAACACTACTTGATTTAACAAGAATTAAAGCCTTGGAAGAAGAAAAAATAAAAAAAGAAAAACTAATTTTAGAGCAAAGTAAATTCGTACAAATGGGAGAGATGATAGGAAATATTGCCCATCAATGGAGACAACCTCTAAGTTTGATTTCTACTGTTACTTCAGGATTAAAACTTGATTTTGAACTTGATAAAATAGAAAAAGAAAATTCAGTAAAAAATTTGCAAACTGTTTTAAATACAGTTGTTTATTTATCAGATACTATAAATCAATTTAGTAATTTTATAAAAGAGGATAGAACATTAACAAAAGTAAAAGTACAAGATAGAATTTTAGAAGTTTTAAAAATACTAGATGCTGCACTAAAAAATAATCATATTAATATAAACTTACAACTAAATGAAGGAACACCACTTTATGTTGAATTAGTAGTAGGTGAATTGTCACAAGTTCTAATTAATATAATTACAAATAGTAAAGATGCTTACTTAATCAATAAAATAACTACAAATAAAATAATTAATATAAAAAGTTTTAAAAAAGATGATTTTGCTTATATTGTAATTGAAGATTATGCTGGTGGGATTAAAGAAGATATTATATCTAAAATATTTGATCCATATTTTACAACAAAACATCAATACCAAGGAACTGGACTAGGACTTTATATTTGTAAAGATATTATAGAAAAACACCTAAAAGGTAAAATTTCTGCAAAGAATACAAAAAAAGGTGTTGAATTTATAATTAAACTGAAATTGGTTAAATAA
- a CDS encoding (2Fe-2S)-binding protein encodes MARKFHHSYEVCKCKHVTLGEIIYAIKERDALTIEKIGELTDAGTCCKCCQSEEKDIGSEKMELYLTQILNKFVG; translated from the coding sequence ATGGCTAGAAAATTTCATCATTCATATGAAGTATGTAAATGCAAACATGTTACTTTGGGTGAAATTATTTATGCAATAAAAGAAAGAGACGCTTTAACAATAGAAAAAATTGGTGAACTTACTGATGCTGGTACTTGTTGTAAATGTTGTCAAAGTGAAGAAAAAGATATAGGTTCTGAAAAAATGGAACTGTATTTAACTCAAATACTAAACAAATTTGTAGGTTAA
- a CDS encoding GGDEF domain-containing protein, which translates to MKFFDDQSFNNIEKLKEIESLFFYLLKTTPDYIFIKDKEHKFLYASDTIAKNCGFEKGSQLVGKTDFEIFPEEFAKIYYEEEKKVLEEGKHLTEREEPYLKNGKIGYVSTSKRPIFDKDGNIIGVFAICRDITKRKKLEEGLQRNADFDTLTKLYNRRMFFEQSKKLLELCKRECKEAVLYFIDLDDFKNINDNYGHDAGDEVLKVIANRLKENFRASDVISRFGGDEFLIFTISQNEEQVHETIKKEIKQLISKRIEFKNESFFVKCSIGISLFPEDGKDIEKLISIADLRMYEEKKIHHSIR; encoded by the coding sequence ATGAAGTTTTTTGATGATCAATCCTTTAATAACATAGAAAAATTAAAAGAAATAGAGTCTCTATTTTTTTATTTACTTAAGACTACTCCCGATTATATTTTTATAAAAGATAAAGAACATAAATTTTTATATGCTAGTGATACCATTGCAAAAAATTGTGGTTTTGAAAAAGGTTCACAATTAGTAGGAAAAACTGATTTTGAAATATTTCCAGAAGAGTTTGCAAAAATATATTATGAAGAGGAAAAGAAAGTTTTAGAAGAGGGAAAACATCTTACTGAAAGAGAAGAACCTTACTTAAAAAATGGGAAAATAGGTTATGTAAGTACTTCAAAAAGACCAATTTTTGATAAAGATGGAAATATAATTGGTGTTTTTGCAATATGTAGGGACATAACAAAAAGAAAAAAACTAGAAGAGGGTTTACAAAGAAATGCGGATTTTGACACCTTAACAAAGCTTTATAATAGAAGAATGTTCTTTGAACAATCAAAAAAACTACTTGAATTATGTAAAAGAGAATGTAAGGAAGCAGTATTATATTTTATTGATTTGGATGATTTTAAAAATATAAATGATAATTATGGTCATGATGCAGGTGATGAAGTTTTAAAGGTTATTGCAAATAGATTAAAAGAAAACTTTAGAGCATCTGATGTAATAAGTCGATTTGGAGGAGATGAGTTTTTAATCTTTACTATCTCTCAAAATGAAGAACAAGTTCATGAGACAATAAAAAAAGAGATAAAACAATTAATTTCAAAAAGAATAGAATTTAAAAATGAGAGTTTTTTTGTAAAATGTAGTATTGGTATCTCACTTTTCCCTGAAGATGGGAAAGATATTGAAAAGTTAATATCAATAGCAGATTTAAGAATGTATGAAGAGAAAAAAATACACCATTCAATAAGATAA
- a CDS encoding 3'-5' exonuclease — protein sequence MPFYVLFDTETTGNAEEDRVIQFGAMIFNHKGEIECYDELCSSDVEIKLEAMEVHNITPDLIVNKPKATETNFYKRLEELNNQENYLIAHNINFDMGMIEKEGFINSYQIIDTLRCAKHLFPEMPYHRLQYLRYALELYKQEQNEAMKHNITIKAHDAIGDVLVMKLFLSKLVGKCREIYPDYNPMEKLVDLTKTPVMVKTFRFGKYRGKDIAEVALEDPGYLNWMRSSMENLDEDLKYTLDKVLG from the coding sequence ATGCCATTTTATGTACTATTTGATACTGAAACAACAGGAAATGCTGAAGAAGATAGAGTAATTCAATTTGGAGCTATGATTTTTAATCATAAAGGTGAAATTGAATGTTATGATGAATTATGTTCAAGTGATGTTGAGATTAAACTTGAAGCTATGGAAGTGCATAATATAACCCCTGATTTAATTGTAAATAAACCTAAAGCGACTGAAACTAATTTTTATAAAAGATTAGAAGAGCTTAATAATCAAGAAAACTATCTAATTGCTCATAACATCAATTTTGATATGGGAATGATTGAAAAAGAAGGATTTATAAACTCTTATCAGATTATTGATACCTTAAGATGTGCAAAACATCTTTTCCCTGAAATGCCTTATCATAGATTACAATATCTAAGATATGCCCTTGAATTATATAAACAAGAACAAAATGAAGCAATGAAACATAATATTACCATAAAAGCACATGATGCTATTGGTGATGTTTTAGTTATGAAATTATTTTTATCTAAATTAGTTGGAAAATGTAGAGAAATTTACCCAGACTACAACCCTATGGAAAAACTTGTTGATCTTACAAAAACACCAGTTATGGTAAAAACTTTTAGATTTGGAAAATATAGAGGTAAAGATATTGCAGAAGTAGCTCTTGAAGATCCTGGTTATTTAAATTGGATGAGAAGCTCAATGGAAAACCTTGATGAAGATTTAAAATATACACTTGATAAAGTTTTAGGTTAA
- a CDS encoding tetraacyldisaccharide 4'-kinase → MKQKLFLWVEEYLFFPNLFQRLISILLVPFTLVYMLIIAFKRAKSTPIDFKIPIISIGNIIVGGSGKTPLTIKLTKNYEDVAVILRGYGRKSRGLFVVSKNGKILTDINTSGDEAMLLAKSLPKATIIVSEDRKKAILKAKELNCKLIFLDDGFSKYDIKKFDILIRPNIEPTNLLCLPSGGYREPKMAYSLANLELQEDVDFKRIVTIYKDETKVDILPQKLILLTAISKPKRVLEFLPKNTKMVAFEDHHNFTENEINDIKLKYKDYSFITTEKDYVKLQNFVFDNIYLAKLDLEIISKDKLSLINKYIKINKI, encoded by the coding sequence TTGAAGCAAAAGCTTTTTTTATGGGTAGAAGAGTATCTCTTCTTCCCAAACCTTTTTCAAAGACTTATATCAATACTTTTAGTCCCCTTTACTTTAGTTTATATGTTAATTATTGCTTTTAAGAGAGCAAAGTCAACCCCCATTGATTTTAAAATACCAATTATTTCTATTGGAAATATTATTGTTGGTGGAAGTGGAAAAACTCCATTAACAATAAAGCTTACTAAAAATTATGAAGATGTAGCAGTTATTTTAAGAGGATATGGAAGAAAATCAAGGGGCTTATTTGTAGTTTCAAAAAATGGAAAAATATTAACTGATATTAATACAAGTGGAGATGAAGCAATGCTTTTAGCAAAGTCATTGCCAAAGGCTACAATAATTGTTAGTGAAGATAGAAAAAAAGCTATTTTAAAGGCAAAAGAATTAAATTGTAAGTTGATATTTTTAGATGATGGTTTTTCAAAATATGATATTAAAAAGTTTGATATTTTAATAAGACCAAATATTGAACCAACAAATCTTTTATGTCTTCCAAGTGGTGGTTATAGAGAACCTAAAATGGCTTACTCATTAGCTAATCTTGAACTTCAAGAGGATGTTGATTTTAAAAGAATTGTTACTATTTATAAAGATGAAACTAAAGTAGATATATTACCCCAAAAGCTTATTTTACTTACTGCAATTTCTAAACCAAAAAGAGTTTTAGAGTTTCTACCTAAAAACACAAAAATGGTTGCTTTTGAAGATCATCATAACTTTACAGAAAATGAAATTAATGATATAAAATTAAAGTACAAAGATTATAGCTTTATTACAACTGAAAAAGATTATGTAAAGCTACAAAACTTTGTTTTTGATAATATCTACCTTGCAAAACTTGATTTAGAGATTATTTCTAAAGATAAACTTTCTTTAATAAACAAGTATATAAAAATAAATAAAATTTAA
- the queA gene encoding tRNA preQ1(34) S-adenosylmethionine ribosyltransferase-isomerase QueA, whose amino-acid sequence MQRNNNILDPLKTSSYDYSLPKELIATHPVHPADSARLLVYNRETNSITHTTFKNLMDFLPKDISIFLNDTKVIKARIYGSKESGGKIELLFNKPLFMDRYLVMIRGKVKVGNKLFFDKNLCAEVLEINDDGSRVVNFFQNEKKLDFLSLVEILNEIGHLPLPPYMNREDEEEDNQDYQTLFAKNYGAVAAPTASLHFTQELLEKINNKYLVNYLTLHVGAGTFKPVDAEDILSHPMHSEYFEIGIEAKKALDEAKKTLAVGTTVTRTVEYYARTNKIQGECDLFLNPSNKPIKVDHLLTNFHLPKSTLIMLIASFIGLEKTLEVYEEAIREKYRFYSYGDGMLII is encoded by the coding sequence ATGCAGAGGAATAATAATATCTTAGACCCATTAAAAACTTCAAGCTATGATTACTCTTTACCTAAAGAGCTCATAGCCACACATCCTGTCCACCCTGCTGATAGTGCTAGACTTTTAGTTTATAATAGAGAAACAAATTCTATAACACACACAACTTTTAAAAATCTTATGGATTTTTTACCTAAAGATATTTCTATTTTTTTAAATGATACGAAAGTTATTAAAGCAAGGATTTATGGCTCAAAAGAGTCTGGTGGGAAGATTGAACTACTATTTAATAAACCTTTGTTTATGGATAGATACCTAGTGATGATTAGAGGGAAGGTAAAAGTTGGGAATAAACTTTTCTTTGATAAAAATCTATGTGCTGAAGTTTTAGAAATAAATGATGATGGTAGTAGAGTTGTAAACTTTTTTCAAAATGAAAAAAAATTAGACTTTCTTTCTTTAGTAGAGATTTTAAATGAGATTGGGCACTTACCACTTCCCCCTTATATGAATAGGGAAGATGAAGAGGAAGATAACCAAGATTATCAAACATTGTTTGCTAAAAATTATGGTGCAGTTGCAGCTCCAACTGCCTCTTTACACTTTACCCAAGAGTTGTTAGAAAAAATCAATAATAAGTATCTAGTTAACTATTTAACTTTACATGTTGGAGCTGGTACATTTAAACCTGTTGATGCAGAAGATATTCTATCTCATCCAATGCATAGTGAATATTTTGAGATAGGAATTGAAGCAAAAAAAGCTTTAGATGAAGCAAAAAAAACTTTAGCAGTAGGAACAACAGTTACGAGAACTGTTGAATATTATGCTAGAACAAATAAAATTCAAGGGGAGTGTGATTTATTTTTAAATCCATCAAATAAACCCATTAAAGTTGACCATTTACTTACAAATTTTCATTTACCAAAATCAACTTTAATTATGTTAATTGCCTCATTTATAGGCTTAGAGAAAACCCTTGAAGTTTATGAAGAAGCCATAAGAGAAAAATATAGATTTTATTCATATGGTGACGGAATGTTAATAATTTAA
- a CDS encoding DegT/DnrJ/EryC1/StrS family aminotransferase has protein sequence MKEIPFYQTSLGDEELGQLKDVLEMNRDENKVIEFEENIANFVGAKHAIATCNATGAIHLALSAIKLKRGDKILMSVNSFVNVPEVVRHFDAEPIFIDINPEDMNIDLNKFEKALEENKSKKLRGAIITFVAGQTPDLDRLYDIAEKYGIILIEDATSALGVTYNDETVGSLRADMTIFSTNPSNGKYSVSRAGVIVTNNEEIAERAKLLRTHAITTTYDDFGNLDYIYDVVDIGHKYDMSELDAAFSLAQLKKTNKFIKRRKEIAKIYKERLSGIRHVTIPPHKDEHIFTQFIIKISRNRDAFARALKERGVSTGLNYIPLHLLTYYKNKYSIKITTFSSALTSYQQILSIPMYPGMTDEDVNYICDQIIEIASEWV, from the coding sequence ATGAAAGAAATACCTTTTTATCAAACATCATTGGGGGATGAAGAATTAGGACAACTAAAAGATGTTCTTGAAATGAATAGAGATGAAAACAAAGTTATAGAATTTGAAGAAAATATAGCAAACTTTGTTGGAGCAAAACATGCAATTGCAACTTGTAATGCAACGGGAGCAATCCATCTTGCATTAAGTGCAATAAAATTAAAAAGGGGTGACAAAATTTTAATGTCAGTTAACTCTTTTGTTAATGTTCCTGAGGTTGTAAGACACTTTGATGCAGAACCAATTTTTATTGATATAAATCCAGAGGATATGAATATTGATTTAAATAAATTTGAAAAAGCATTAGAAGAGAATAAATCAAAAAAATTAAGGGGAGCAATTATCACTTTTGTTGCTGGACAAACTCCTGATTTAGATAGACTTTATGATATTGCTGAAAAATATGGGATTATTTTAATTGAAGATGCTACATCAGCTTTAGGTGTAACTTATAATGATGAAACTGTTGGAAGTTTAAGAGCAGATATGACAATCTTCTCAACAAACCCATCTAATGGTAAATATTCAGTGAGTAGAGCAGGGGTTATTGTTACAAATAACGAAGAGATTGCTGAAAGAGCAAAACTATTAAGAACTCACGCAATTACAACTACATATGATGATTTTGGAAACTTAGATTATATTTATGATGTTGTTGATATTGGACACAAATATGATATGTCTGAGTTAGATGCTGCATTTTCTTTAGCTCAATTGAAAAAAACTAATAAATTTATTAAAAGAAGAAAAGAGATTGCAAAAATCTATAAAGAGAGATTAAGTGGTATTAGACACGTTACAATTCCACCTCATAAAGATGAGCATATCTTCACTCAATTTATCATTAAAATTTCAAGAAATAGAGATGCCTTTGCAAGAGCGTTAAAAGAAAGAGGTGTATCAACAGGACTTAACTATATTCCATTACACCTATTGACATATTATAAAAACAAATATTCTATTAAAATTACAACATTTAGTTCAGCTTTAACATCATATCAACAAATTTTGTCGATTCCAATGTATCCTGGTATGACAGATGAAGATGTAAATTATATTTGTGACCAAATTATAGAAATAGCTTCTGAATGGGTATAA
- a CDS encoding TerB family tellurite resistance protein has translation MKIIVLLVIGIILYFIARGYKTEKFENIKLDIKERFDGDLLNHEAGLLVALMAKVAKADGQVCELEAEMLKHTFSDISRHFENQNEIREKLKDIYKKEKESFENTIEITEKLYKITKNHYEKRVGIIEYLLNIAFIDKEFSETELMICEDISNALKIKKEDFENLVNKFKTFYANQKANQALSLEKAYEVLESNVNDDNATLKKNYRTLVKKHHPDIVSGSGAGQDIIDQATKKLQEINEAYELIKKERKI, from the coding sequence ATGAAAATTATAGTTTTACTTGTTATTGGAATTATTTTGTATTTTATTGCTAGGGGCTATAAAACTGAAAAATTCGAAAATATTAAACTTGATATAAAAGAGAGATTTGATGGAGATTTATTAAATCATGAAGCAGGACTTCTTGTTGCTTTAATGGCAAAGGTTGCAAAAGCTGATGGACAAGTTTGTGAGTTAGAAGCTGAGATGTTAAAACACACTTTTTCTGATATCTCAAGACATTTTGAAAATCAAAATGAAATCAGGGAAAAACTAAAAGATATTTATAAAAAAGAGAAAGAAAGTTTTGAAAATACAATAGAAATTACTGAAAAACTTTATAAGATAACAAAAAATCACTACGAAAAAAGAGTGGGAATTATAGAATATCTTCTAAATATTGCTTTTATTGATAAAGAGTTTTCTGAAACGGAATTGATGATTTGTGAAGATATTTCAAATGCTTTAAAAATCAAAAAAGAGGATTTTGAAAACCTTGTTAACAAATTTAAAACTTTTTATGCAAACCAAAAGGCAAATCAAGCTTTATCTTTAGAAAAAGCATATGAAGTTTTAGAATCAAATGTTAATGATGATAATGCAACACTTAAGAAAAATTATAGAACTCTTGTAAAAAAACATCATCCAGATATTGTTTCAGGAAGTGGTGCAGGGCAAGATATTATTGACCAAGCCACAAAAAAACTTCAAGAGATTAACGAAGCTTACGAATTAATAAAGAAAGAGAGAAAAATATAA
- a CDS encoding (2Fe-2S)-binding protein: protein MLEKFDEKYEVCNCRKVSLETIKNAILKKDAKTLGDIQDITTAGTDCRHCIFPEGDFGKIKKKIYCKDILKEVLHG from the coding sequence TTGCTTGAAAAGTTTGATGAAAAGTATGAAGTTTGTAATTGCAGAAAGGTTTCTTTAGAAACAATAAAAAATGCAATATTAAAAAAAGATGCAAAAACTTTAGGTGACATTCAAGATATAACAACGGCTGGTACTGATTGTAGACATTGTATTTTCCCTGAAGGTGATTTTGGAAAAATAAAGAAGAAAATATATTGTAAGGATATTTTGAAAGAGGTTTTACATGGCTAG
- the tatC gene encoding twin-arginine translocase subunit TatC: MLEDLKPHIADLRKRLINSAICLIIAFFACFFFYEPILEWMMVPVEAALPANTQMIAVEIQETFFTALKVAFFSGFILSLPVIFWQMWLFLAPGLYDHEKKLVFPFVFFATLMFLIGASFAYYIVVPFGFEFLINFGSAVVTVLPSIGKYVGFFTKLLFGFGVAFELPVITFFLAKIGLVDDQMLKDYFKYAVVIIFIVASLLTPPDVLTQFLMAGPLIFLYIVSIYIAKVFNPAVKDDEDAEE, translated from the coding sequence ATGTTAGAAGATTTAAAACCCCATATAGCAGACCTTAGAAAAAGACTAATAAATTCTGCAATTTGTTTAATAATTGCATTTTTTGCATGTTTTTTCTTTTATGAACCTATTTTAGAATGGATGATGGTTCCAGTAGAAGCTGCTCTTCCAGCAAATACGCAAATGATTGCAGTTGAGATTCAAGAGACTTTCTTTACAGCTTTAAAAGTTGCTTTTTTCTCTGGATTTATTCTTTCATTACCAGTAATTTTTTGGCAAATGTGGTTATTTTTAGCTCCAGGATTATATGACCATGAGAAAAAGTTGGTATTTCCATTTGTTTTCTTTGCAACATTAATGTTCTTAATTGGAGCTTCTTTTGCATATTATATTGTTGTACCATTTGGTTTTGAATTTTTAATTAACTTTGGTTCTGCTGTAGTTACAGTATTACCAAGTATTGGTAAATATGTTGGATTTTTTACAAAACTTTTATTTGGTTTTGGTGTAGCCTTTGAGTTACCTGTTATCACTTTCTTTTTAGCAAAAATAGGTTTAGTTGATGACCAAATGTTAAAAGACTATTTTAAATATGCAGTTGTTATTATATTTATCGTTGCATCTTTATTAACACCACCTGATGTATTAACTCAATTTTTAATGGCAGGACCATTAATCTTCCTATATATTGTATCTATTTATATTGCTAAAGTTTTCAACCCAGCAGTTAAAGATGATGAAGATGCAGAGGAATAA